A window of Polaribacter litorisediminis contains these coding sequences:
- the speB gene encoding agmatinase, with amino-acid sequence MNTTKTYAGIPQEFGKLSTSKIVIIPVPYDGTSTWQKGADKGPQAFLDASENMELYDIETDSEVYKEGVFLAEAVTENTSPEAMVEAVHQATKKYINRNKFVTVFGGEHSVSIGTIRAFNECFNNLSVLHIDAHADLRKEYEGSKCNHACAVYEANQNTNLVQVGIRSMDISEKRTMNPDKVFFASDMAVNEYWMDDVIDQLTSNVFITFDLDALDPSIMPSTGTPEPGGLLYYETLEFLKKVFEEKNVVGFDMVELCPNENEKSSDFLAAKLFYKMLSFKFAENDDTYDKGDDEITNPFSKLSKFKNDDDDF; translated from the coding sequence ATGAATACAACGAAAACATATGCAGGAATTCCACAAGAGTTTGGAAAACTGTCAACATCAAAAATAGTGATTATCCCTGTTCCTTATGATGGAACAAGTACTTGGCAAAAAGGAGCAGACAAAGGTCCACAGGCGTTTTTAGACGCTTCAGAAAACATGGAATTATATGATATTGAAACGGATTCTGAGGTGTACAAAGAAGGTGTTTTTTTAGCGGAAGCTGTCACAGAAAATACTTCTCCAGAAGCTATGGTCGAGGCTGTACATCAAGCAACAAAAAAGTACATCAACAGAAATAAATTTGTGACTGTTTTTGGTGGAGAACATTCAGTTTCTATTGGTACCATTCGTGCTTTTAACGAGTGTTTTAATAATTTGTCTGTGTTGCATATAGACGCACACGCAGATTTAAGAAAAGAATACGAAGGTTCTAAATGCAATCACGCATGTGCAGTTTACGAAGCAAATCAAAATACAAATTTGGTACAAGTGGGGATTAGAAGTATGGATATTTCTGAAAAAAGAACCATGAATCCAGATAAAGTATTTTTTGCAAGCGATATGGCTGTAAATGAATATTGGATGGATGATGTGATAGATCAACTAACTAGTAATGTGTTTATTACGTTTGATTTAGATGCTTTAGATCCATCAATTATGCCATCTACAGGAACACCAGAACCAGGTGGTTTATTATACTATGAAACACTAGAATTCTTGAAAAAAGTTTTTGAAGAGAAAAATGTGGTTGGTTTTGATATGGTTGAATTATGCCCGAATGAAAACGAAAAATCTTCTGACTTTTTAGCAGCAAAATTATTTTACAAAATGTTGAGCTTCAAATTTGCAGAGAATGATGATACATATGATAAGGGCGATGATGAAATTACAAATCCGTTCAGCAAATTATCAAAATTTAAAAATGATGATGACGATTTTTAA
- a CDS encoding arginine decarboxylase produces the protein MNTKYIDLIEQTFDFPQEEFKTENNKLFWHGINLMELAAKYGAPLKFTYLPKISENINKAKGWFQNSMEKHDYKGKYFYSYCTKSSHFKHILNEALKNDIHIETSSAFDIDIVNNLKKEGKIKDTTFVICNGFKRDQYIKNIGGLINSGHKNCIPIIDNYEELDLLLDETNEKLNVGIRIASEEEPKFEFYTSRLGIGYKNIVSFYEREIAKNPQVNLKMLHFFINTGIKDNAYYWNELMKCLTVYINLKKICPTLDSLNIGGGFPIKNSLAFDYDYQYMIDEIINQINEACKEGEVDVPNIFTEFGSFTVGESGAAIYEVLYQKKQNDRERWNMINSSFITTLPDSWAINKRFIMLPLNKWNRQYERVLLGGLTCDSDDYYNSEQHVNGIYLPVYEKDKPLYIGFFNTGAYQESIGGFGGLQHCLIPHPKHLIIDKDANGNMITRIFKEQQKSSELLSILGYGATSEALQKEEKIIKEEV, from the coding sequence GTGAACACAAAATACATCGATTTAATCGAACAAACCTTTGATTTTCCTCAAGAGGAATTTAAAACAGAAAATAATAAATTATTTTGGCATGGTATCAACTTAATGGAATTAGCAGCAAAATATGGTGCTCCATTAAAATTTACTTACCTACCAAAAATTTCAGAAAACATCAATAAAGCAAAAGGATGGTTTCAAAACAGTATGGAAAAACATGATTATAAAGGCAAGTACTTTTATAGTTATTGTACAAAAAGTTCTCATTTTAAACACATCTTAAATGAAGCTTTAAAAAACGATATCCATATAGAAACTTCTTCTGCTTTTGATATTGATATTGTTAACAATTTAAAGAAAGAAGGGAAGATAAAAGATACCACTTTCGTAATTTGTAACGGATTTAAACGCGATCAATACATCAAAAATATTGGGGGCTTAATCAATTCAGGCCATAAAAATTGTATACCGATTATTGACAATTATGAGGAATTAGATTTGTTATTAGATGAAACAAATGAAAAACTAAATGTAGGTATCAGAATCGCTTCCGAGGAAGAACCAAAGTTTGAGTTTTATACTTCTAGATTAGGAATAGGCTATAAAAACATCGTTTCCTTTTACGAACGTGAAATAGCTAAAAACCCTCAAGTAAACTTAAAAATGCTTCATTTTTTCATCAATACAGGCATCAAAGACAATGCGTATTATTGGAATGAGTTGATGAAATGTTTAACAGTATACATCAACCTTAAAAAAATATGTCCAACTTTAGATAGTTTAAACATTGGTGGTGGATTTCCGATTAAAAACTCGCTAGCTTTTGATTACGATTATCAATATATGATTGATGAAATCATTAATCAAATTAATGAAGCTTGTAAAGAAGGCGAAGTGGATGTTCCTAATATTTTTACTGAATTCGGAAGTTTTACAGTGGGTGAATCTGGAGCTGCCATTTATGAGGTTTTATATCAGAAAAAACAAAACGATAGAGAACGTTGGAATATGATAAACTCCTCTTTCATTACAACTTTACCAGATTCTTGGGCAATTAATAAACGTTTTATTATGTTGCCATTAAACAAATGGAACAGACAATATGAGCGTGTTTTATTAGGTGGTTTAACGTGTGATAGTGATGATTATTACAACTCAGAACAACATGTAAACGGAATTTATCTTCCTGTTTATGAAAAAGATAAACCTTTGTACATTGGTTTTTTTAACACTGGTGCGTATCAAGAATCCATTGGTGGTTTTGGAGGATTACAACACTGTTTAATTCCACATCCTAAACATTTAATTATTGATAAAGATGCAAATGGAAACATGATAACAAGAATATTTAAAGAGCAACAAAAAAGTAGCGAATTACTTTCCATTTTAGGGTATGGAGCAACTAGCGAAGCATTACAAAAAGAAGAAAAAATAATTAAAGAAGAAGTATAA
- a CDS encoding DEAD/DEAH box helicase, whose translation MAEINTSETNIGKELYGYQKDALKEIFERFKTAPQDYHLLYQLPTGGGKTVIFSEIVRRYIQTFKKKVLVLTHRIELSKQTSKMLVEFGVKNKIINSTAQLDDQEDFNCFVAMVETLKNRLNDDKLDISDIGLVIVDEAHYNSFTKIFKFFHDSFILGVTATPLSSNIKLPMYENYQELFVGESIQDLIDSEYLAKGNMYSYNVGLTSLEVGANGDYTVKSSEDLYTNTDMLSKLISAYEETAKGKKTLIFNNGINTSIQVFHAFKKAGYPIAHLDNTNTKKEREFILKWFHKTPNAIITSVSILTTGFDEPSIEAIILNRATKSLTLYYQMIGRGSRIYGNNTSFDVIDLGNNFHRFGPWGADLDWQKMFRAPDYYLNAILSDEEIESTFRYELPADVKKEFAKSKDTYFDMKFIYIDTIRSGESSKRVLEKSIEHHAKMCIENSEDVFDALILAKMLGEEIDDRINRYAKCISKSTHNFVTWLKDDYRKKLNAYLRSNFDEVFEEIHGYPPEE comes from the coding sequence TTGGCAGAAATTAACACTTCAGAAACTAATATCGGAAAAGAATTATATGGATATCAAAAAGATGCTTTAAAAGAAATTTTTGAGCGATTTAAAACTGCACCCCAAGATTATCATTTGTTATACCAATTACCCACAGGTGGTGGTAAAACAGTAATATTCTCTGAAATAGTTAGACGATATATACAGACTTTTAAGAAGAAAGTTTTAGTGCTTACGCATAGAATTGAATTGAGTAAGCAGACTTCTAAAATGTTAGTGGAGTTTGGTGTAAAGAATAAAATTATTAATTCAACCGCCCAATTAGACGATCAAGAAGATTTTAACTGTTTTGTTGCCATGGTGGAAACCTTGAAAAACAGGTTAAATGATGATAAACTAGATATTTCTGATATTGGTTTGGTTATTGTAGATGAGGCGCACTATAATTCTTTTACAAAAATCTTTAAGTTTTTTCATGATTCTTTTATTTTGGGAGTTACTGCAACTCCTTTAAGCTCTAACATTAAATTACCAATGTATGAGAATTATCAAGAGTTATTTGTAGGAGAATCAATTCAAGATTTAATAGATAGTGAGTATCTAGCAAAAGGCAATATGTACTCTTATAATGTAGGTTTAACATCATTAGAGGTTGGAGCTAATGGAGATTACACGGTAAAGTCTTCCGAAGATTTATATACCAATACCGATATGCTTTCTAAATTAATATCGGCTTATGAAGAGACTGCTAAAGGTAAAAAAACCTTAATATTTAACAACGGAATTAATACATCTATCCAAGTGTTTCATGCTTTTAAAAAAGCAGGGTATCCAATTGCGCATTTAGATAATACCAATACTAAAAAGGAGAGAGAATTCATTTTAAAATGGTTTCATAAAACACCAAATGCTATTATTACTTCTGTAAGTATTCTTACAACTGGTTTTGATGAGCCAAGTATAGAAGCCATTATTTTAAACAGAGCGACCAAATCTTTGACTTTATATTATCAAATGATTGGACGTGGATCTAGAATTTATGGCAATAACACCTCATTTGATGTCATCGATTTAGGAAACAACTTTCATAGGTTTGGTCCTTGGGGAGCAGATTTAGATTGGCAAAAAATGTTTAGAGCACCCGATTATTATCTAAATGCTATTTTGTCTGATGAAGAAATAGAAAGTACCTTTAGATATGAATTACCTGCGGATGTAAAAAAAGAATTCGCAAAATCGAAAGACACCTATTTCGATATGAAATTTATTTATATTGATACCATTAGGTCTGGAGAATCTTCTAAACGAGTTTTAGAAAAATCAATAGAGCATCACGCAAAAATGTGTATTGAAAATAGTGAAGATGTTTTTGATGCTTTAATTCTAGCCAAAATGCTAGGTGAGGAGATCGATGATAGAATTAACCGATATGCAAAATGTATTTCTAAAAGTACACACAACTTTGTAACTTGGCTAAAAGATGATTATCGAAAAAAATTAAATGCGTATTTACGTTCTAATTTTGATGAAGTTTTTGAAGAAATCCATGGTTACCCACCTGAAGAATAA
- the ytxJ gene encoding bacillithiol system redox-active protein YtxJ, with protein sequence MGILNNIFGGKDGEKSKEEKKSYLTWIPLTSLAQLETIKEQSKTEAVFMFKHSTRCGISKMVIKQFENLFLEEHQNLKVYYLDLLNHRDISAEIGAMFQVTHQSPQLIVVQNEVSVHHASHSDITEVNLSRFI encoded by the coding sequence ATGGGTATATTAAATAACATATTTGGAGGTAAAGACGGAGAAAAATCAAAAGAAGAAAAAAAGTCATACTTAACCTGGATTCCTTTAACGTCATTAGCGCAATTAGAAACAATTAAGGAACAATCTAAAACCGAAGCCGTTTTTATGTTTAAGCATTCTACACGCTGCGGAATTAGTAAAATGGTGATTAAACAATTTGAAAACTTATTTTTAGAAGAACATCAAAATTTAAAAGTCTATTATTTAGATTTGTTAAATCACAGAGATATCTCTGCAGAGATCGGTGCTATGTTTCAAGTAACGCATCAATCACCACAATTAATTGTTGTTCAAAATGAAGTTTCTGTGCACCATGCATCTCATTCTGATATTACTGAAGTAAATTTATCAAGATTTATATAG
- the clpB gene encoding ATP-dependent chaperone ClpB — translation MNFNNYTTKSQETIQLAQQLAQGYGHNQIENEHIFKALTQVDENVLPFLLKKLNINIEIVNQILDKQLESLPKVSGAELMISREAGKTLNEASIIAKNMKDDYVSIEHLILAIFKSKSNIGQVLKDQGVTEKHLKAAIEELRKGERVTSQSQEETYNSLNKYAKNLNELAKNGKLDPVIGRDEEIRRLLQILSRRTKNNPILVGEPGTGKTAIAEGLAHRIVDGDVPENLKDKLIFSLDMGALIAGAKYKGEFEERLKAVIKEVTNSEGDIVLFIDEIHTLVGAGGGQGAMDAANILKPALARGELRAIGATTLDEYQKYFEKDKALERRFQKVIVNEPDTESAISILRGIKEKYETHHKVRIKDEAIIGAVELSQRYITNRFLPDKAIDLMDEAMAKLRMEINSKPEELDVLDRKIMQLEIEIEAIKREKDETKLKSLRSDLANLKEERNEMNAKWKSEKEIVDNIQNAKAAIEDFKIEAEKAEREGDYGKVAEIRYGKIKKAQEDLEKFQKVLEENQSEKSLIKEEVTYENIAEVVAKWTGVPVMKMIQSEREKLLKLEDQLHKRVVGQEEAILAVSDAVRRSRAGLQNPNKPIGSFLFLGTTGVGKTELAKALAEYLFDDENAMTRIDMSEYQERHSVSRLVGAPPGYVGYDEGGQLTEAVRRRPYSVVLLDEIEKAHPDTFNVLLQVLDEGRLTDNKGRLADFKNTIIIMTSNMGSHIIQEKFADPIADLEAVAELAKIEVMGLLKKSVRPEFLNRIDDVIMFTPLAQSDIFKIVKLQIEHLKKMIGKQEITLDATDEAITYLAKKGYQPEFGARPVKRVIQKEVLNQLSKEILSGKITTDSIILLDAFDDKLVFRNQSNLVENI, via the coding sequence ATGAATTTTAATAACTATACAACAAAATCACAAGAAACCATTCAGTTAGCGCAACAGTTAGCACAAGGATATGGACATAATCAAATAGAAAATGAACACATTTTTAAAGCTTTAACTCAAGTTGATGAAAATGTACTGCCTTTCTTATTAAAAAAATTAAACATTAATATCGAAATTGTAAATCAAATTTTAGATAAACAATTAGAAAGTTTACCAAAGGTTTCTGGAGCAGAATTAATGATTTCTAGAGAAGCTGGCAAAACGTTAAATGAAGCATCGATTATTGCCAAAAACATGAAAGATGATTATGTTTCTATAGAACATTTAATTTTAGCCATTTTTAAATCTAAAAGTAATATTGGTCAAGTTTTAAAAGATCAAGGCGTTACCGAAAAACATTTAAAAGCCGCCATAGAAGAGCTACGAAAAGGAGAAAGAGTAACATCTCAAAGTCAAGAAGAAACCTATAATTCTTTAAATAAATATGCGAAAAATTTAAATGAATTAGCAAAAAATGGCAAGTTAGACCCTGTCATTGGTAGAGATGAAGAAATTAGAAGGCTTTTACAAATCTTATCTCGTAGAACAAAAAACAATCCAATTTTAGTTGGGGAACCAGGAACCGGTAAAACAGCCATTGCCGAAGGTTTGGCGCATAGAATTGTAGATGGAGATGTACCAGAAAATTTAAAAGACAAATTAATTTTTTCTTTAGATATGGGTGCGCTAATTGCTGGTGCAAAATATAAAGGTGAGTTTGAAGAGCGCCTAAAAGCAGTGATTAAAGAGGTTACAAATTCAGAAGGCGATATTGTCCTTTTTATTGATGAAATACATACACTAGTAGGCGCAGGAGGTGGTCAAGGCGCTATGGATGCTGCAAATATTTTAAAACCTGCTCTAGCAAGAGGAGAACTGCGAGCAATTGGAGCAACGACCTTAGATGAATATCAAAAATATTTTGAAAAAGACAAAGCTTTAGAACGTCGTTTTCAAAAGGTTATCGTAAACGAACCCGATACTGAAAGTGCCATTTCTATTTTAAGAGGAATTAAAGAAAAGTATGAAACGCACCATAAAGTTCGTATTAAAGATGAAGCCATTATTGGTGCTGTAGAATTATCTCAGCGTTATATAACCAATCGTTTTTTACCAGATAAAGCTATTGATTTAATGGATGAAGCCATGGCAAAATTGCGAATGGAAATTAATTCTAAACCAGAAGAATTAGATGTTTTAGATCGTAAAATAATGCAATTAGAGATTGAAATTGAAGCAATTAAACGTGAAAAAGACGAAACAAAATTAAAATCCCTACGTTCTGATTTGGCAAATTTAAAAGAAGAACGTAATGAAATGAATGCAAAATGGAAATCTGAAAAAGAAATAGTCGATAATATTCAAAATGCTAAAGCAGCAATCGAAGATTTTAAAATAGAAGCAGAAAAAGCAGAACGAGAAGGAGATTATGGAAAAGTGGCAGAAATTCGGTATGGAAAAATAAAAAAAGCACAAGAGGATTTAGAAAAATTTCAAAAAGTTTTGGAAGAAAATCAATCTGAAAAATCTTTGATAAAAGAAGAAGTTACTTACGAGAATATTGCAGAAGTAGTTGCAAAATGGACGGGAGTCCCGGTGATGAAAATGATTCAGTCTGAACGTGAGAAATTACTGAAACTAGAAGACCAATTGCACAAGAGAGTTGTAGGACAAGAAGAGGCTATTTTAGCCGTTTCTGATGCTGTAAGGCGTTCTCGAGCCGGTTTGCAAAATCCGAATAAACCTATAGGAAGCTTCTTGTTTTTGGGAACGACGGGTGTAGGAAAAACGGAATTAGCTAAAGCGTTGGCAGAATATTTATTTGATGATGAAAATGCCATGACCAGAATTGATATGAGTGAATATCAAGAACGCCATTCGGTTAGTAGATTAGTAGGTGCGCCTCCAGGTTATGTAGGTTATGATGAAGGTGGGCAATTAACCGAAGCTGTGAGAAGAAGACCATATTCTGTAGTTTTATTAGATGAGATTGAAAAAGCACATCCAGATACTTTTAATGTTTTATTACAAGTTTTAGATGAAGGAAGGTTAACGGATAATAAAGGTCGTTTAGCCGATTTTAAAAATACAATTATCATCATGACCTCGAACATGGGAAGCCATATTATACAAGAAAAATTTGCAGATCCAATAGCAGATTTAGAAGCTGTTGCAGAACTTGCCAAAATTGAAGTAATGGGATTGTTAAAAAAATCGGTAAGACCAGAATTTTTAAACAGAATTGATGATGTGATTATGTTTACGCCTTTAGCGCAATCAGATATTTTTAAAATTGTAAAATTACAAATTGAGCATTTAAAGAAAATGATTGGAAAACAAGAAATCACTTTAGACGCTACAGATGAAGCAATTACATATTTAGCTAAAAAAGGATATCAACCAGAATTTGGCGCAAGACCTGTAAAAAGAGTCATTCAAAAAGAAGTTTTAAATCAGCTTTCTAAAGAAATTTTATCAGGAAAAATAACCACAGATAGTATTATCTTATTAGATGCTTTTGATGATAAATTGGTGTTTAGAAATCAGTCAAATTTGGTAGAGAATATTTAA
- a CDS encoding phosphoglycerate mutase family protein, whose product MKKYFLLIMFTFSFLISCSSDETTTYYLIRHAEKDRTDKLDRNPNLSFEGEKRAQKWAEYFKDIDLDAVYSTDFNRTIQTATPTAKGQKLEIQRYNPSEMYDSIFQKTTIGKTVLVVGHSNTTPMFANKILGENKFENMDDHDNASLYIVTISGNKISSKIEKVD is encoded by the coding sequence ATGAAAAAATATTTCTTACTTATTATGTTTACTTTTAGTTTTTTAATTTCTTGTTCTTCTGATGAAACAACCACGTATTACTTAATTCGTCATGCAGAAAAAGACAGAACTGATAAGTTAGATAGAAATCCGAACTTGAGTTTTGAGGGTGAAAAAAGAGCTCAAAAATGGGCGGAATATTTTAAAGACATTGATTTAGATGCCGTGTATTCGACAGATTTCAACAGAACAATACAAACAGCAACACCCACGGCAAAAGGTCAAAAACTAGAGATTCAGCGCTATAATCCAAGTGAAATGTATGATTCTATATTTCAGAAAACTACAATAGGAAAAACAGTTTTAGTGGTAGGTCATAGTAATACTACTCCTATGTTTGCAAATAAAATTTTAGGAGAAAATAAGTTTGAAAACATGGACGATCATGACAACGCTAGTTTATATATCGTAACTATTTCTGGCAACAAAATTTCTAGTAAAATTGAAAAAGTTGATTAA
- a CDS encoding aryl-sulfate sulfotransferase, which produces MMFKKFTFLFLFLVQFVQSQNTVGTISMTDEVFDGYTLFSADTKTYLINNCGQVMNTWTSNFTPGNSVYLLPNGNLLRTGKEDGKSDIIFGGQGGIVELFNWDGEIIWSYSFNSNLERQHHDIYPMPNGHILILLAEVWSKEEAISQGRDSSKIAEERLYSEKILEVKPIGTDEIEVIWEWNIKDHIIQDFDDTKQNFGDVAKSPEKLDINFLNGGNGSANWLHINSIQYDEQRNQIVLSSRNLSEIWIIDHSTTTVEAASNSGGMYNKGGDLLYRWGNPQSYRQGTEVNRKLFGQHYPYYIEQGLRNAGDLILFNNGNGRDPDFSEVFILELPETNGVFSYTEDTAFGPENPIYEYSQFQEGEISNFYSPILSGAQVLPNGNILICEGSKGNFFEINSDDEIVWNYINPFNSIVKQATNQGEEPKGNNVFRAHKYAKDYAAFTDRILMPNDPIELNFNLNICNSLSTETIDFRDDLVIYPNPSANIFTLNKVVENIGIYNNLGKKVLELHQENQIDLALFTTGIYFAKINHKGSLVVKKLIKN; this is translated from the coding sequence ATGATGTTTAAAAAATTCACATTTCTTTTTCTTTTTCTTGTGCAATTTGTTCAAAGCCAAAATACGGTTGGGACTATTTCTATGACAGATGAAGTTTTTGATGGATACACACTATTTAGTGCAGATACAAAAACGTATTTAATTAATAATTGCGGACAAGTTATGAATACTTGGACAAGTAATTTTACACCTGGTAATTCGGTTTACTTATTGCCGAATGGAAATTTACTCAGAACAGGAAAAGAAGATGGCAAAAGTGATATTATTTTTGGTGGACAAGGAGGTATTGTAGAACTTTTTAATTGGGATGGAGAAATTATTTGGTCTTATAGTTTTAATAGTAACTTAGAAAGACAACATCACGATATTTATCCGATGCCAAATGGTCATATTTTAATTTTATTAGCAGAGGTTTGGTCTAAAGAAGAAGCAATAAGTCAGGGTAGAGACTCTTCTAAAATAGCAGAAGAAAGGTTGTATAGTGAAAAAATACTTGAAGTAAAACCTATCGGAACCGATGAGATTGAAGTTATTTGGGAATGGAATATTAAAGATCATATAATTCAAGATTTTGATGATACAAAACAAAACTTTGGAGATGTTGCTAAATCTCCAGAAAAATTAGATATTAATTTTTTAAATGGCGGAAATGGCAGTGCAAATTGGTTACATATAAACTCAATACAGTATGATGAGCAACGTAATCAAATTGTTTTAAGCTCAAGAAATTTAAGTGAAATTTGGATTATTGACCATTCTACAACAACAGTAGAGGCAGCCTCAAATTCAGGAGGTATGTATAATAAAGGAGGTGACTTGTTATATCGTTGGGGAAATCCACAATCTTATAGACAAGGAACAGAAGTAAATCGGAAATTATTCGGGCAGCATTATCCGTATTATATCGAGCAAGGTTTGAGGAATGCAGGTGACCTAATTTTATTTAATAACGGAAATGGACGAGATCCTGATTTTTCAGAAGTATTTATTTTAGAATTACCAGAGACGAATGGCGTTTTTAGTTACACGGAAGATACTGCTTTTGGTCCAGAAAACCCTATTTATGAATATTCTCAGTTTCAGGAAGGTGAAATCTCTAACTTTTATTCTCCTATTTTAAGTGGTGCACAGGTTTTACCCAATGGCAATATATTAATTTGTGAGGGTAGTAAAGGTAATTTTTTTGAAATAAATAGTGATGATGAAATTGTATGGAATTATATCAACCCCTTTAATAGTATTGTAAAGCAAGCAACTAATCAAGGAGAAGAGCCAAAAGGAAACAATGTGTTTAGAGCTCATAAATATGCAAAAGATTATGCCGCTTTTACAGACCGTATTTTAATGCCTAATGACCCGATAGAACTTAATTTTAACCTAAATATATGTAATTCTTTGAGTACAGAAACTATTGATTTTAGAGATGATTTAGTGATTTATCCAAACCCAAGTGCAAACATATTTACGCTTAATAAAGTTGTTGAAAATATTGGTATTTATAATAATTTAGGTAAAAAAGTACTTGAACTACATCAAGAAAATCAAATAGATTTAGCACTTTTTACAACAGGTATCTATTTTGCCAAAATAAACCACAAAGGGTCCTTGGTTGTAAAAAAGTTGATTAAAAATTAA
- a CDS encoding DUF6503 family protein: MRNFYIVLLLLMISCQSKEKTLTAQQIIDKTIVFSGSDKVENSEITFKFRDKEYAAIRENGHFELYRSYTKDSIFIDEVLTNTGYKRVIGAHAVQLSDSLQSIYSNAINSVHYFSVLPFGLNDKAVHKKLLPSSTINGKEYYKIEITFSENGGGEDFEDIFIYWIGKDDFLIDYLAYSYHTNGGGKRFRVLKEQCRKNGVRFVDYLNFAPLNSEIELLNLDKAFENNQLKKISEIILEDIHVTF; this comes from the coding sequence ATGCGTAATTTTTATATAGTATTACTTTTATTAATGATTTCCTGTCAATCAAAAGAAAAGACTTTAACAGCTCAACAAATTATCGATAAAACAATTGTTTTTTCTGGTTCTGATAAAGTTGAAAATTCAGAAATTACGTTTAAATTTAGAGACAAAGAATATGCGGCAATTAGAGAAAATGGGCATTTTGAGCTCTATAGAAGTTATACAAAAGACTCCATTTTTATTGATGAAGTTCTCACCAATACAGGTTACAAAAGAGTAATAGGCGCTCATGCTGTTCAACTCTCAGACTCTTTACAATCGATATACAGTAATGCGATAAATTCTGTTCACTATTTTTCTGTCTTGCCTTTTGGCTTGAATGATAAAGCGGTTCATAAAAAATTGCTGCCATCATCAACCATCAACGGAAAAGAATATTATAAAATTGAAATTACGTTTTCTGAAAATGGTGGAGGAGAGGATTTTGAAGATATCTTTATCTATTGGATTGGAAAAGATGATTTTTTAATTGATTATTTAGCCTATTCGTATCATACAAATGGAGGTGGAAAACGTTTTAGAGTTTTAAAAGAACAGTGTCGTAAAAACGGAGTTCGTTTTGTGGATTATCTTAATTTTGCACCTTTAAATTCTGAAATAGAATTATTGAATTTAGATAAAGCTTTTGAAAATAATCAACTTAAAAAAATTTCTGAAATAATTTTAGAAGATATACACGTTACTTTTTAG
- the smpB gene encoding SsrA-binding protein SmpB, producing the protein MTVQKKINIQNKKARFEFEILDKFVAGIQLTGTEIKSIRLSQARITESFCEFNEGGELFIVNMYIQEYLFGHQYNHKPKSERRLLLNKRELRSLRKDVEAKGNTIVPLRLFINDRGFAKLEIALAKGKQTHDKREVLKDRDNKRDLARIKKSFNT; encoded by the coding sequence ATGACTGTTCAGAAAAAAATAAATATTCAGAATAAAAAAGCACGTTTCGAATTTGAAATTCTAGACAAATTTGTAGCCGGAATTCAATTAACAGGAACAGAGATTAAATCTATTCGATTGAGTCAAGCAAGAATTACAGAAAGTTTTTGCGAATTTAATGAAGGTGGAGAACTCTTTATTGTAAATATGTACATTCAAGAATATTTGTTTGGACATCAGTACAACCATAAACCAAAAAGTGAACGAAGATTATTATTGAATAAACGTGAATTGCGAAGTTTAAGAAAAGATGTGGAAGCAAAAGGAAATACCATTGTACCCTTACGCCTATTTATTAATGACAGAGGTTTTGCAAAACTAGAAATTGCTTTAGCCAAAGGAAAACAGACACATGACAAACGTGAAGTTTTGAAAGACAGAGATAACAAACGTGATTTAGCAAGAATTAAAAAGAGTTTTAATACCTAA